Proteins from a single region of Orcinus orca chromosome 20, mOrcOrc1.1, whole genome shotgun sequence:
- the MRPS12 gene encoding 28S ribosomal protein S12, mitochondrial encodes MSWSGLLRGLRTSLNHGLALAPRPWAPRPMATLNQMHRRGPPKHPPTKVGPTEGRPQLKGVVLRTFIRKPKKPNSANRKCCRVRLSTGREAVCFIPGEGHNLQEHHIVLAQGGRTQDLPGVKLTIVRGKYDCGHVQKKK; translated from the exons ATGTCCTGGTCCGGCCTTCTCCGTGGCCTCCGCACGTCTCTAAATCATG GCCTAGCCCTGGCCCCGCGGCCTTGGGCCCCGCGTCCCATGGCCACCCTGAACCAGATGCACCGCCGGGGGCCTCCAAAGCATCCGCCTACGAAAGTGGGCCCCACGGAGGGCCGGCCACAGCTGAAGGGCGTGGTCCTGCGCACGTTCATCCGCAAGCCCAAGAAGCCCAACTCGGCCAACCGCAAATGCTGCCGCGTGCGGCTCAGCACCGGTCGGGAGGCCGTGTGCTTCATCCCCGGAGAGGGCCACAACCTGCAGGAGCACCACATCGTGCTCGCGCAGGGCGGCCGCACGCAGGACCTGCCCGGCGTCAAGCTCACCATCGTGCGGGGCAAGTACGACTGTGGCCACGTGCAGAAGAAGAAGtga
- the SARS2 gene encoding serine--tRNA ligase, mitochondrial gives MAASIMRRLWPLVAARGLRLRGGCVCNQSPRRSFATERRDRNLLYEHAREGYSALPQLDMEPLCAYPEEAARALELRKGELRPEDLPAIISTWQELRQQREQIRSLEEEKGAVAEAVQALLVNQDHSQVQQDPQYQSLRARGREIRKQLMLLYPKEAQLEEQFYLRALRLPNQTHPDVPVGDESQARVLHVVGDKPAFSFQPRGHLEIAEKLDIIRQKRLSHVSGHRSYYLRGAGALLQHGLVNFTLNKLIHRGFTPMTVPDLLRGAVFEGCGMTPNAKPSQIYNIDPSRFEDLNLAGTAEVGLAGYFMDHSVAFRDLPIRMVCSSTCYRAETDTGKEPWGLYRVHHFTKVEMFGVTGPGLEQSSQLLEEFLSLQMEILTELGLHFRVLDMPTQELGLPAYRKFDIEAWMPGRGRFGEVTSASNCTDFQSRRLHVMVQTEAGELQFAHTVNATACAVPRLLIALLESNQQKDGSVLVPPVLQPYLSTDRITTPTHVPLQYIGPNQPQKPRLPGQPASS, from the exons ATGGCTGCGTCCATAATGCGGCGCTTGTGGCCTCTGGTGGCTGCTCGGGGCTTGCGGCTCCGGGGAGGCTGCGTTTGCAACCAGAGCCCAAGGAGAAGTTTCGCTACGGAGAGACGAGACCGGAACCTCCTGTACGAGCACGCGCGTGAGGGCTACAGCGCGCTCCCTCAGCTGGACATGGAGCCGCTGTGCGCATACCCGGAAGAGGCCGCGCGCGCCCTGGAGCTCCGCAAGGGGGAGCTGCGGCCGGAGGATCTGCCCGCGATC ATCTCAACATGGCAGGAGCTGAGGCAGCAGCGGGAGCAGATCCGGagcctggaggaggagaagggggccGTGGCTGAGGCAGTGCAGGCCCTGCTG GTAAACCAGGACCACAGTCAAGTGCAGCAG GACCCCCAGTATCAGAGTCTGCGGGCACGTGGCCGGGAGATCCGGAAGCAACTCATGCTCCTGTACCCCAAGGAGGCCCAACTCGAGGAGCAGTTCTACCTGCGGGCGCTGAGGCTGCCCAACCAGACCCACCCAGACGTG CCCGTCGGGGACGAAAGCCAGGCCCGAGTGCTCCATGTGGTTGGAGACAAGCCAG CCTTCTCCTTCCAACCCCGGGGCCACCTGGAAATAGCTGAGAAACTCGACATCATCCGTCAGAA GCGTCTGTCCCACGTGTCTGGCCACCGCTCCTATTACCTGCGTGGGGCTGGGGCCCTCCTGCAGCACGGCCTGGTCAACTTCACACTCAACAAGCTCATCCACCGG GGCTTCACCCCCATGACGGTGCCAGACCTTCTCCGAGGAGCTGTGTTT GAAGGCTGTGGGATGACACCAAATGCCAAACCATCCCAAATTTACAACATCGACCCCTCGCGCTTTGAAGACCTCAACCTGGCCGGGACAGCAGAGGTGGGACTTGCAG gcTACTTCATGGACCACTCTGTGGCCTTCAGGGATCTGCCAATCAG GATGGTTTGTTCCAGTACCTGCTACCGGGCGGAAACAGACACGGGGAAGGAGCCGTGGGGGCTGTATCGAGTACACCACTTCACCAAG gTGGAGATGTTTGGGGTGACAGGCCCTGGGCTGGAGCAGAGCTCGCAGCTGCTGGAGGAGTTCCTGTCCCTTCAGATGGAGATCTTGACAGAGCTGGGCTTGCACTTCCG GGTCCTGGACATGCCCACCCAGGAGCTGGGCCTGCCCGCCTACCGCAAGTTTGACATCGAGGCCTGGATGCCGGGCCGAGGCCGCTTTGGCGAG GTCACCAGTGCTTCCAACTGCACGGACTTCCAGAGCCGCCGCCTCCACGTCATGGTCCAGACGGAGGCCGGGGAGCTGCAGTTCGCCCACACG GTGAACGCCACAGCCTGTGCTGTCCCCCGCCTCCTCATTGCACTCCTGGAGAGCAATCAGCAAAAG GACGGCTCGGTGCTCGTGCCCCCTGTCCTCCAGCCCTACCTCAGCACCGATCGGATCACGACCCCCACCCACGTGCCTCTCCAGTACATCGGCCCCAACCAGCCCCAGAAGCCCAGGCTCCCGGGCCAGCCTGCCTCGAGCTGA